TCGACCCGGCGCAGACCCGCGATGTGCTGGCCCTAGCGCTGTCCGCATCGCTGAACGCGCCAATCGAACCGAGCCGCTTCGGCGTGTTCCGGATGTGATTTTTTGTGGGAGCGAGCCTGCTCGCGAAGGCTTCAGCGCGATTCATCTCAATGACCGCGCCATCGTTTTTCGCGAGCCGGCGCACTCCCACAGGAACCGTGGAGACGGAAGAATATGAGCGACTTCAATACCCTCGAACTGCAAAGCGACCCACGGGGTTTCGCGACGCTGTGGCTCAATCGCGCGGAAAAGAATAACGCGTTCAATGCCGAGATGATCCGCGAACTGATCCTCGCCCTCGACAAGGTCGCCAGCGACGCCAGCCTGCGTTTCCTGCTGGTACGCGGACGCGGCAAGCATTTCAGTGCCGGTGCCGATCTGGCCTGGATGCAGCAATCTGCCGAACTCGATTACCACACCAACCTCGACGACGCCCGTGAATTGGCGGAGCTGATGTACAACCTCGCCAAACTGAAAATTCCCACGCTGGCCGTGGTGCAAGGCGCCGCGTTCGGCGGCGCGCTCGGGTTGATCAGCTGTTGCGACATGGCCATCGGCGCCGATGACGCGCAGTTCTGTCTGTCGGAAGTGCGTATCGGACTGGCCCCGGCGGTGATCAGCCCGTTCGTGGTGCAAGCGATTGGCGAGCGTGCGGCACGGCGTTACGCCCTGACCGCGGAGCGGTTTGGTGGTCAGCGCGCGCGGGAAATAGGCTTGTTGGCCGAAAGCTATCCGAGCGCGGAGCTGGAGCAACAGGTCGAGTTGTGGACCGACAACCTGCTGCTCAACAGTCCTGCCGCCATGCGCGCCAGCAAGGACCTGCTGCGCGAAGTCGGCAACGGTGCGCTCACCCCGGCATTACGCCGCTACACCGAAAACGCCATCGCACGCATCCGTGTCAGCCCCGAAGGCCAGGAAGGTCTGCGCGCCTTCCTGCAAAAACGCACGCCCCACTGGCAAGCCGAATCCACCACCAAGGAGCCGCGTTGATGAGCGCACCCGTTCTCACCACCCTGCTGGTGGCCAACCGTGGCGAAATCGCTTGCCGGGTGATGCGCACCGCCAAAGCGCTGGGCCTGACCACCGTCGCCGTACACAGCGCCACCGATCGCGACGCACGGCACAGCCGGGAAGCGGATATCCGCGTCGACCTGGGCGGCAGCAAAGCGGCCGACAGTTATCTGCAAATCGACAAATTGATCGCGGCGGCCAAGGCCAGCGGTGCGCAGGCCATTCACCCCGGTTATGGCTTTTTGTCGGAGAACGCCGGATTTGCCCGCGAGATCGAAGCGGCCGGGCTGATTTTCCTCGGGCCGCCCGCCTCGGCTATCGACGCGATGGGCAGCAAATCCGCCGCCAAAGCGCTGATGGAAACCGCCGGTGTGCCGCTGGTGCCCGGTTATCACGGCGAAGCGCAGGATCTCGATACGTTCCGTGATGCCTGCGAGCGTATCGGCTACCCGGTGCTGCTCAAGGCCACGGCTGGCGGCGGCGGCAAAGGCATGAAAGTGGTCGAGGACGTCAGCCAGCTGGCCGAAGCCCTCGCCTCCGCCCAGCGTGAAGCGCAGTCGTCGTTCGGCGATTCGCGGATGCTGGTGGAGAAGTACCTGCTCAAGCCGCGACACGTGGAAATTCAGGTGTTCGCCGATCAGCATGGCCACTGCCTGTATCTCAATGAGCGTGATTGCTCGATTCAGCGCCGACACCAGAAGGTCGTCGAAGAAGCGCCCGCGCCCGGCCTGACCCCTGAACTTCGCCGGGCGATGGGTGAGGCCGCGGTGCGCTCGGCGCAGGCCATCGGTTATGTCGGCGCCGGCACCGTGGAATTTTTGCTTGATGCCCGTGGTGAATTCTTCTTTATGGAGATGAACACGCGACTGCAAGTCGAGCACCCGGTGACTGAAGCCATTACCGGGCTGGATCTGGTGGCCTGGCAAATCCGCGTGGCCCGTGGCGAAGCGCTGCCGATGACCCAAGAGCAAGTGCCGCTCAACGGTCATGCGATCGAGGTGCGGCTATATGCTGAAGATCCGGCGAATGATTTCCTGCCCGCCACTGGGCGCTTGCAGTTGTACCGTGAATCGGCACAAGGGCCGGGGCGTCGGGTCGATAGCGGCGTCGAAGAGGGAGACGAGATTTCGCCGTTCTATGACCCGATGCTTGGCAAGCTGATTGCCTGGGGCGAGGATCGCGAACAGGCACGGTTGCGCCTGCTGAGCATGCTCGACGAATTCGCGATTGGCGGCTTGCGAACCAACATCAATTTTCTGCGGCGAATCATCGCTCATCCGGCGTTTGCCGCAGCGCAACTGGATACCGGATTTATTCCGCGTTATCAGGACCAATTGCTGCCGGCTCCGGGCGCATTGAGCGACGAGTTCTGGGCGATGGCCGCCCAAGCCTTTGCGCTGAGCATGCCTGTCGCCGTGCGTCAGGATGATCCCGGCTCGCCGTGGGCGCGGCGGAATGGGTTGCGTGCAGGTTTGCCGCAGGAAACCACGCTGCACCTGACCTGCGAGGGACAGGATCGAGCGCTGACGCTGAGTGTTACCGGCAATGCGCAGTGGGCTGAGGATGAACTGGTCATCGATCAACAAGGGGTACGCCGCAGGTTGCGGGCGATACGTCGCGGTGATGCGTTGTATCTGCAATGGGAAGACGAGCTGCGGCGCGTCGAGATGTTCGACCCGATCAGCGCTGTCGAAGCCAGTCACAGTCATCAGGGCGGTCTGACCGCGCCGATGAACGGCAGTATTGTGCGGGTGCTGGTCGAGGCCGGGCAAAGAGTTGAAGCCGGCACGCAACTGGTGGTGCTGGAGGCCATGAAAATGGAGCACAGCATCCGCGCGCCCCACGCTGGAGTGATCAAAGCGCTGTATTGCCGGGAAGGTGAAATGGTCGGCGAAGGCAGCGCTTTGGTGGAACTGGAAGAGGCTTGAAGTGAAGATCGATCCTACAGCTGAGGAGGATCGATCTGACTAAAAACGAGCAATGGCTTGCACCACGACACCGATGATCCGACATTCGTCGGTGAACAGCATCTTCGGCCAGGTCGGGTTGAGCGGCACCAGATAACGTTGGCCGCTCTGCTCGTCGAGCTTTCTGAATACCGCTTCCGCGCTGTCGGGCCACTGGGCAATCACCAGTTTGCCCGGCACCGCTTCGGCCGCGGGGTCGACAAGGATGAGCATGCCTTCGCCAACGCTCTGGCCAGTGGGCGCCGTCATCGAATCACCCACCACCGTCAACCAGAACGCCGCGCCCTGAGCGTGATAATCCGTCAGCTCGTAACGTTGTTTGTCCGACGGCGAGGCATAGGCAGGCTGCCCACTCTCGCGCACCTCGCAGGGCGTTCGCCAGTCACACACCGGGTACCGGAAGTACGGGTTGTACTTCTGCGCCAGCGGCATTTCGTCTTCCGCAACCAACGGCGGTTCGCGGATCACCAGCACCACTTCGAGGAAATCCATCCCGAGTGCCTCCAGCACGCGGTTCATCTCCGTGATACCGGGTTCGCGACGTTTGTTCAGCCAATGACCGATCCCACCCTGGGACATGCCGACGCGCTCTCCGAGCTCTGTTTGAGTGATTTTGAGTTCACTCATCTTGGCCTTGACCAACTCAATCCATTTATCCATGTGCGGCACCTTACTCGGACGCCTTCGGCCGGCAAAACACATATTGTAGTATTTAAATTCTGGTCACAATTACGATACGTATTATGCTGAGGATTATGGATTCCGCATCGCACAAGGAGTGACCCCGCATGATGAATATCACCAGCAAAGATTTGCCCGATCTGCAGATAGACACCACCTTCACCTCGCCTCAAGGCCATGCCGCAGCGCAGCGAGCGCTGGACTACTACTTGAAACCAGCTGTGTCCGAACCGGATACGGAGGAACGTTTTTTCAACGTGAAGCGCCATCTCAGTGGCGAAGAAGCCCTGGTCCATGCCTCGGATCTGCTGCGCTGTGCAGCAGCGACCGCATTCAAATCGGCAGAAAACCTGCAAGGCGCGAGTCGCGACCTGGCGTTTTCGGTGGTGCATATGGTGGACATGGCGCGGGCGATGGTCGATCACTCGATCGATGGCGAGGAGGCTTGAGCGACGGGAGTCGGAACGGATGGGAAAGAATTTTCCCATCGCGCAGATAAAAACATTTGACTTGCAAATGATAATGATTATTATTGCAAGCAGCTGGTCGCAAGATCAGTCGATGGACCAGAGACCTTAGGTCGGTCTTCTGGACTATCTCCTCATCAGGCTAATCACGGTTTTTGACCCGGCTTTTTGCCGGGTCTTTTTTTGCCCGTTTTTCGGGCTTGTGTCTTCAGGCTAATGAAGTCTTTGGGTGCTGCAAATTCGATGGCGCGGATAATATCAAAAGAATATCCATTGGCAAGCGGAGCCCCGCCAGATCAGCACAAACTAATGGCAATCAGCACTTGAGAATCAATCGCATAATCTCTAAGCTGCATCCGCGTCACGGAGGACGCCCCCGCCACAACCCGCATTTGGTCTCGGTTTCAGCCCTTCCTGCGTGTAAAGTAACGGCCATAAAAATCAAATTCAGGAAGCGATTATGACCGTGGCCAAATCTTCGTTCGACATCAGCGCCAATTTCGACAGCGGCAATATCCAAGTCATTGACATCAGCAATCCGCTCAGTCCGGTTCTGGCCATCCGCCCGGACACCCGCAGCGCGCATTTCCAGTGGTTCCACTTCAAAGCCAGCGGTCTGCATGTTCGTCAGGAACACTGGTTTCGCCTGGTCAACGCCAGCCAGTCCTCCTACAACAAAGCCTGGACCGGTTATCAGGCGGTCGCTTCCTACGACCACGTCAACTGGTTCCGCATTCCGACCAGCTTCGAAGGTGACAGCCTGCGGTTCTGCCTCGAAGCCGAGCAGACCCATGCCTGGTTCGCTTACTTCGAACCCTACAGCCGTGGCCGTCATGACTGGCTGATCGAGCAGGCATTGAGCAAGGCTGGCACCGAATTGCTCGCGACTGGCAAAAGCGTCGAGGGCCGCGACATTCAACTGCTGCGCAAAGGTACCGGCGCTGAGGGCCAACGCAAGATCTGGATCATCGCCCAACAACACCCGGGCGAGCACATGGCTGAATGGTTCATGGAAGGCGTTATCGAGCGACTCGAAAGGCATGACGATCCGCTGTTGAACAAACTCCTGGCCAGCGCCGATCTGTACCTGGTTCCGAACATGAACCCGGACGGCGCCTTCCACGGTCACTTGCGGACCAATGCGATGGGCCAGGATTTGAACCGCGCTTGGCAGAACGCCAGTCAGGAAGTCAGTCCGGAGGTATTTTTCGTACAACAGCAAATGGAAAAGTATGGCGTGGATATGTTCCTCGACGTACACGGCGACGAAGAAATTCCTCACGTCTTCACCGCCGGTTGCGAAGGCAACCCAGGCTATACGCCACGTCTGGAAAAGCTCGAAGAGCATTTCCGCACACACCTGAAACACACCACCAAAGATTTCCAGACGCAGTATGGCTACACCCGCGATGAACCGGGCCAAGCCAACATGACGCTGGCCTGCAACAGCGTGGGCCAGAAATACGACTGCCTGTCGCTGACGCTGGAGATGCCGTTCAAGGATCACGACGACGCGCCGAATCCGCAAACCGGATGGTCGGGCAAACGCTCGAAGCAGTTGGGCAAGGACGTGCTGACCACGATCGCCGACATGGTCGATTCCCTGCGCTGATCTCTGCCACCGCACGGCCAAAAATCGCAGCTTGTCTGCGATTTTTTGTGGGCGTAATTCCTCGCTTCGAGCGAACAGGTTGCAAATAGAAACCACAATCCTTACCTTGATCTGGTTTTCATTTGCAACCCAAAAAGGAGCTCGGGTATGAAAGATTCATCGCTAAACGGCGGCGTAGTGCTGTTGTTTGCTGTCGCGTGCGGGCTGGCCGTGGGCAACGTGTATTACGCACAGCCACTGCTGGACGCCATGGCTGCCGCGTTTGCCATGTCAGCGGCGAGCATCGGCATCGTCATGACATTGACGCAGGTCGGTTACGGCATCGGTCTGGTTCTGCTGGTGCCGCTGGGCGATCTGCTCAACCGACGGCGGTTGATCGTCACGCAAACGCTATTGTCTGCCGCAGCCCTGCTGTTGATCGCGTTCGCGTCCGACAGCTTTTGGTTGCTGCTGGGCATGACGTTCACCGGTTTGCTCGCCGTCGTCACCCAAGTGCTGGTGGCCTATGCCGCGACATTGGCGGATCCGGCGCAACGCGGGCGCGTGGTCGGCGTGGTCACAAGCGGAATCGTCGTCGGAATATTGCTCGCGCGCACCGCCGCCGGGGGAATGGCTGATCTGGCAGGATGGCGATCAATTTATCTGCTCTCGGCAGGACTGACGTTGTTGATGGCGCTGCTGCTTTTTCAAGTGTTGCCGTGCAAGGAGCAGCCACGGGCCAAAACCACCTACGCAACGCTGATCGCCTCGGTGTTCACCCTGTTCAAGGAAGAGCCGCTGCTGCGCCATCGGGCCATCCTTGCTCTACTGACGTTCGCCAGCGCGATGGTGCTGTGGACGCCGCTGGTATTGCCGCTCGCCGCCCCGCCGCTGTCGCTTTCCCACAGCCAAATCGGTCTGTTCGGACTGGCCGGCGCCGCCGGTGCATTGGCCGCCGCGCGTGCCGGACATTGGGCCGACCGAGGTTTCGGTCAATGGGTCAGCGGACTGTCGTTATTGCTGATGCTCGCATCCTGGCTACCGCTCGCCCTCACCCAGTCCTCGCTGTGGGCGCTACTGCTGGGCGTGATCACCCTGGACCTGGGCCTGCAAACCGTCCATGTCGCCAGCCAAAGCATGATTTACAGCGTGCGCCCCGAAGCGCAAAGCCGTCTGACTGCCGGTTACATGTTGTTTTATTCGATCGGCAGCGCGCTGGGCTCGATCGTCTCAACAGCCATGTATGCCTGGGCCGGCTGGATCGGCGTTTGCGCGCTCGGCGCCGGCATCAACGGCCTCGCGCTGATTTACTGGTGGCTGACCTTGAAAAGTGGCGCACCGCAACGCTGCGCCACTGCGGCAGGTTAAACGCGATCGCGACCGCGCAGCATGCTGTCGAGCACTTCATCGCGGCGGACCCAGCCATGAAACAGCGCGGCTGCCAGATGCATCAGCACCGTCAGGAACAGCAGATACGCCAGATAGCCATGAGCCTTGCGCAGCAGCGCAAACAACTGCGCATCGGCAGGAACGATCGACGGCAATTGCAGCGCGCTGGCGAGCATCACCGGCTCACCCGAGGCACTGATCATCGCCCAGCCAAGCAGCGGCAAGACCAGCATCAACGCATACAGCAACACATGCGACGCCCTGGCGGCCATGACTTGCCAGCCCGGCAGATCGGCCGGCAACGGCGGCTGGCGCGTGGTCAGACGCACCAGCAAACGCACGATCACCAGCGCGAGAATGGCGATACCCAACGGTTTGTGCAGATGAATCAGCCACTCATGCCGGGATGATACCGAGGTCACCATGCCAGCACCGATGAACAACATGGCGATGATCATCAATGCCATCAGCCAATGCAGCAGGCGCGCCAGCAGCGCGAAATGAGTCGGTTGAGCGCTCATGGACGAGCCTCCTGTTTGGCAGCGGGCAATTGGCTGACTTCGCTGGTGCGACGCAGATAGGAATTGGCGTAACCGGCAGAACGCGCGGCGAGCAAGGGATCGTCGCTGCCCTGAATGCCCGCAGGCAGGACCAGCGGATCGTAGTTGATGTCGCGGCACTCACCGCTCAGCTGCGGTTGGGTTTTCTCCAGCACCAACGTGCCGGCATTCAAGGTTTTACGCCCGGCAGGCCAGATTTTACTCGCATCGTTGACCGGATCGTCGGGGTTGGCCACGGTGATGTTCAACTGAAAGCGCAGTGGCGCAGCGGCCAAGCGACGTACCAGGTCCTGTTCAAGAAAATCGCCGCCCTCAGGTGCCGTGGCACCGGCGGCATCCTGCGCCAATGGCGTCATGCTCCAACGCACTGCCTGCTTCTTGCCGCTGCCATCGACCAAATAGAACGCATTGATGCTGTTATAGGTTTCGGTGGCGTAACTGGCCGAAGGCTTTGCCGTTTTCACCCAGCCGAGAAACGCTGCGGTTTCGGGGTGCGCTGCAAAGAACGCTGGCACTTTGCTTGGATCAGGTTTGCCCGTGGCCGGATCCGGCGACTGCGCCTGCTGCAACTGATAAAACGCCTCGGGGGTACCGACCGGGAACACCGGCATGCTGTTCATCCCGGTGCGCCATTGCTGACCGTTGGCCTGGGTGAAACGCAGCGCCAGGCTGCGGATCGGCACACTGCTGTCGGGCGCATACGGATTACCCGCCGGAAGGGCAAACCGCCCGACCACCGGAGTCTGCGGTTCGTTGAATACTTGCGCGACGGAGAACGCCCGCGCCTCGCCACTGCTCTCGAAATGACCGATCACACAAACGCCTTTGGCGTGGTTGCGACGAAATCCGGCGTGCACGCCGTTGTTCTTTTCCAACACATCAACCAAGGCTTTTGGCGTCAGGCGTTGTGGGTCAAGGTTACCGTGAACGTAGGCAAAAGCCCCGGCCACCGCCGCCACGACCACGGCAATGCCACTCAGCCGCGCGATCAGGCTCGCGGCGCTCAGTGGCGGACGTTGTGGCTTGCCGGGCGGCGCTGCGTTGGGGGGTGAGCGATCTACCATGAAGGGCTCCAGGGCCATCGGCCGCAAGTAGGAAGAATCAGCAAGACGCGCCTCGCGCAGGTTTATTCCATCGTCCGATATATATTTTTCCGAACGTGGAATAACCTGCGACGACGGACGTCTTCCTAGTCCACAGCGTAGTGACTAGTAGCATTTCATGAGCGAATTCGACGAACAGTTGAGAGAAATCATTCCCAGATTGCGCCGCTTTGCCGTGTCGTTGACGCGCAACGGCAGCAGTGCTGACGATCTGGTGCAGGCGAGCCTGGAACGGGCCCTGTCGAGTTGGGGCGAGAAACGCGCCGACGGCGACCTGCGCGCCTGGCTTTTTGCGATTCTGTACCGGCAGTTTCTCGACGCCCATCGCCGCTCGCGACGCTATGCGCGGATGCTCGAATTCTTCACCGGCCGCGAAGATGCCGAATCGTCGGTGGAGCGCACGGT
This window of the Pseudomonas fluorescens genome carries:
- a CDS encoding RNA polymerase sigma factor, encoding MSEFDEQLREIIPRLRRFAVSLTRNGSSADDLVQASLERALSSWGEKRADGDLRAWLFAILYRQFLDAHRRSRRYARMLEFFTGREDAESSVERTVIAQSTLQAFDRLPTEQRALLMMVSVEGLSYKEVAEILGAPIGTVMSRLSRARQALRQLSDGEISSPSLRILK
- a CDS encoding M14 family metallopeptidase is translated as MTVAKSSFDISANFDSGNIQVIDISNPLSPVLAIRPDTRSAHFQWFHFKASGLHVRQEHWFRLVNASQSSYNKAWTGYQAVASYDHVNWFRIPTSFEGDSLRFCLEAEQTHAWFAYFEPYSRGRHDWLIEQALSKAGTELLATGKSVEGRDIQLLRKGTGAEGQRKIWIIAQQHPGEHMAEWFMEGVIERLERHDDPLLNKLLASADLYLVPNMNPDGAFHGHLRTNAMGQDLNRAWQNASQEVSPEVFFVQQQMEKYGVDMFLDVHGDEEIPHVFTAGCEGNPGYTPRLEKLEEHFRTHLKHTTKDFQTQYGYTRDEPGQANMTLACNSVGQKYDCLSLTLEMPFKDHDDAPNPQTGWSGKRSKQLGKDVLTTIADMVDSLR
- a CDS encoding MFS transporter; its protein translation is MKDSSLNGGVVLLFAVACGLAVGNVYYAQPLLDAMAAAFAMSAASIGIVMTLTQVGYGIGLVLLVPLGDLLNRRRLIVTQTLLSAAALLLIAFASDSFWLLLGMTFTGLLAVVTQVLVAYAATLADPAQRGRVVGVVTSGIVVGILLARTAAGGMADLAGWRSIYLLSAGLTLLMALLLFQVLPCKEQPRAKTTYATLIASVFTLFKEEPLLRHRAILALLTFASAMVLWTPLVLPLAAPPLSLSHSQIGLFGLAGAAGALAAARAGHWADRGFGQWVSGLSLLLMLASWLPLALTQSSLWALLLGVITLDLGLQTVHVASQSMIYSVRPEAQSRLTAGYMLFYSIGSALGSIVSTAMYAWAGWIGVCALGAGINGLALIYWWLTLKSGAPQRCATAAG
- a CDS encoding acetyl/propionyl/methylcrotonyl-CoA carboxylase subunit alpha, giving the protein MSAPVLTTLLVANRGEIACRVMRTAKALGLTTVAVHSATDRDARHSREADIRVDLGGSKAADSYLQIDKLIAAAKASGAQAIHPGYGFLSENAGFAREIEAAGLIFLGPPASAIDAMGSKSAAKALMETAGVPLVPGYHGEAQDLDTFRDACERIGYPVLLKATAGGGGKGMKVVEDVSQLAEALASAQREAQSSFGDSRMLVEKYLLKPRHVEIQVFADQHGHCLYLNERDCSIQRRHQKVVEEAPAPGLTPELRRAMGEAAVRSAQAIGYVGAGTVEFLLDARGEFFFMEMNTRLQVEHPVTEAITGLDLVAWQIRVARGEALPMTQEQVPLNGHAIEVRLYAEDPANDFLPATGRLQLYRESAQGPGRRVDSGVEEGDEISPFYDPMLGKLIAWGEDREQARLRLLSMLDEFAIGGLRTNINFLRRIIAHPAFAAAQLDTGFIPRYQDQLLPAPGALSDEFWAMAAQAFALSMPVAVRQDDPGSPWARRNGLRAGLPQETTLHLTCEGQDRALTLSVTGNAQWAEDELVIDQQGVRRRLRAIRRGDALYLQWEDELRRVEMFDPISAVEASHSHQGGLTAPMNGSIVRVLVEAGQRVEAGTQLVVLEAMKMEHSIRAPHAGVIKALYCREGEMVGEGSALVELEEA
- a CDS encoding DUF6124 family protein: MNITSKDLPDLQIDTTFTSPQGHAAAQRALDYYLKPAVSEPDTEERFFNVKRHLSGEEALVHASDLLRCAAATAFKSAENLQGASRDLAFSVVHMVDMARAMVDHSIDGEEA
- a CDS encoding LexA family protein — translated: MDKWIELVKAKMSELKITQTELGERVGMSQGGIGHWLNKRREPGITEMNRVLEALGMDFLEVVLVIREPPLVAEDEMPLAQKYNPYFRYPVCDWRTPCEVRESGQPAYASPSDKQRYELTDYHAQGAAFWLTVVGDSMTAPTGQSVGEGMLILVDPAAEAVPGKLVIAQWPDSAEAVFRKLDEQSGQRYLVPLNPTWPKMLFTDECRIIGVVVQAIARF
- a CDS encoding gamma-carboxygeranoyl-CoA hydratase is translated as MSDFNTLELQSDPRGFATLWLNRAEKNNAFNAEMIRELILALDKVASDASLRFLLVRGRGKHFSAGADLAWMQQSAELDYHTNLDDARELAELMYNLAKLKIPTLAVVQGAAFGGALGLISCCDMAIGADDAQFCLSEVRIGLAPAVISPFVVQAIGERAARRYALTAERFGGQRAREIGLLAESYPSAELEQQVELWTDNLLLNSPAAMRASKDLLREVGNGALTPALRRYTENAIARIRVSPEGQEGLRAFLQKRTPHWQAESTTKEPR
- a CDS encoding cytochrome b, which translates into the protein MSAQPTHFALLARLLHWLMALMIIAMLFIGAGMVTSVSSRHEWLIHLHKPLGIAILALVIVRLLVRLTTRQPPLPADLPGWQVMAARASHVLLYALMLVLPLLGWAMISASGEPVMLASALQLPSIVPADAQLFALLRKAHGYLAYLLFLTVLMHLAAALFHGWVRRDEVLDSMLRGRDRV
- a CDS encoding catalase family peroxidase translates to MVDRSPPNAAPPGKPQRPPLSAASLIARLSGIAVVVAAVAGAFAYVHGNLDPQRLTPKALVDVLEKNNGVHAGFRRNHAKGVCVIGHFESSGEARAFSVAQVFNEPQTPVVGRFALPAGNPYAPDSSVPIRSLALRFTQANGQQWRTGMNSMPVFPVGTPEAFYQLQQAQSPDPATGKPDPSKVPAFFAAHPETAAFLGWVKTAKPSASYATETYNSINAFYLVDGSGKKQAVRWSMTPLAQDAAGATAPEGGDFLEQDLVRRLAAAPLRFQLNITVANPDDPVNDASKIWPAGRKTLNAGTLVLEKTQPQLSGECRDINYDPLVLPAGIQGSDDPLLAARSAGYANSYLRRTSEVSQLPAAKQEARP